From the Pomacea canaliculata isolate SZHN2017 linkage group LG14, ASM307304v1, whole genome shotgun sequence genome, one window contains:
- the LOC112555764 gene encoding uncharacterized protein LOC112555764, with amino-acid sequence MAESSTCAAGSDVTSDIPTSKSRRSKSRSHKRKQESGNQQQVVYKPPFCVTDENVKTQWKQILFEEMLLYTKRIFPDLQASTYFVPPVLFNNAIYTKPKGDNVVMRNVVIQEETGLSDLCCDSNDFAVRRCLSLLSQEPSSWIQPCVVFTNYSFDNYLVKDLTVPSELQGLVTVAPGNRLNETPTKMAEKQPRPDEGKDQTFGLPLCKARDLFPAWKVDKQRGDFDNLIISRRYGLIVVEIKNIGDQISEAFTDVSGRPQITDIKVFQEKLKKSIGQLNKSETMLRHVLADIAEGVKVTKILAVPNSSRRHLKFVMESDADLCQSFLQCISSSTLEEAVYRCLCADEVPSDRTAAGHGAEVSSPGDYDLLITWWEHVTGSMKSEPIKCNDNKTDMDWTQATPEDHLTMEQYEQIVSRFGGPYSKVPIEYRRRALDEGRTLSDCIHLTGLRFGRDVLRNDQIQILESDDRFVYLTGPPGSGKTLLLGLKAVEWALAGHKVVFLSSSGMGWGSLVSMILFERVREKLRNEIQEKRKRRKGRVTCSSGFSSTDAIDTIDTSQPQHKPLVRQTISDPPDTKVDPQKQIPGIQPRDEISPNTKHTGSREVIADQEESVNVHFIQVSLDTNARELVQSLVEECSEENVGLRFIVDEIPIKKTPELLCENLSKINSMLKKVCFLFQEAYSTGSHKKESDTGRMPQNLEKINQPGDSEKRGIDEIEKKYLAKIEVHLQALDTTLEALKPTCDYQSATLGTPAWRYGHGVAVACQGEIIQYVRRLAAEPVVKVRGLLESVQALLLDASGLLYNALTWMMRHALVEVFTILTSDYANSDVSLWSSGFMPDQNHQGFITKKLTHCVRCPPEVQSILQMIEKDMTVPPKYIYQCDAVIVDPPLPLPCQGPKVKILDHREHLSDVKEITDCSACGENLAAYLFHDLKLGCKQCPLTFEDILIVGTLDIANTDPEILRTLQRQGIPVEFKGNNLTRPPPYPGKACAIGGSAAQGLESKIIVFIPDVCRIPAATSDGVVDELQFRPDVHDWLRSMGRWNRSHLWFVASRALSHLIVFRV; translated from the exons ATGGCTGAGAGCAGCACGTGCGCAGCCGGCAGTGACGTGACCTCTGACATCCCGACCTCCAAGAGTCGTCGCTCCAAGTCAAGGTCtcacaaaagaaagcaagagagcGGCAATCAGCAGCAAGTGGTGTACAAGCCACCATTTTGTGTAACTGATGAAAACGTCAAGACTCAATGGAAACAG ATTTTGTTTGAAGAAATGCTTCTGTACACGAAGAGAATTTTCCCTGACCTCCAGGCATCCACGTACTTTGTTCCGCCAGTGCTTTTCAACAACGCCATCTACACCAAGCCAAAGGGAGACAACGTAGTCATGCGCAATGTTGTCATCCAGGAGGAAACTGGATTGTCTGACCTTTGCTGTGACAGCAACGATTTTGCTGTGCGACGTTGCTTGTCCCTCTTGTCTCAAGAGCCGTCGTCATGGATACAACCCTGCGTCGTGTTCACTAACTACAGCTTTGACAACTACCTTGTGAAGGACCTCACGGTGCCAAGCGAGCTGCAGGGGCTGGTCACTGTCGCCCCTGGCAACAGGCTGAACGAGACACCGACGAAGATGGCCGAGAAACAGCCACGTCCAGATGAAGGTAAAGATCAAACTTTTGGACTTCCGCTTTGCAAAGCACGTGACTTATTTCCGGCCTGGAAGGTCGACAAGCAGCGCGGGGATTTCGACAACCTCATCATCAGCAGGAGGTACGGGCTCATCGTCGTGGAGATCAAAAACATCGGCGATCAGATCAGCGAGGCGTTTACAGACGTGTCGGGTCGTCCGCAGATCACAGACATCAAAGTCTTCCaggaaaagctgaagaaatccATTGGTCAGCTAAATAAGTCCGAGACGATGCTCCGGCACGTGCTAGCCGACATAGCCGAGGGGGTAAAGGTCACGAAGATTTTGGCTGTGCCGAACTCCTCCCGACGCCATCTAAAGTTTGTGATGGAAAGTGATGCAGATTTGTGTCAG AGTTTTCTTCAGTGCATCTCTTCATCGACCCTCGAAGAGGCTGTTTATCGGTGTCTTTGTGCCGATGAAGTTCCATCCGATAGGACAGCAGCTGGGCATGGAGCGGAAGTAAGTAGTCCAGGAGACTACGACCTCCTAATCACGTGGTGGGAGCACGTGACAGGCAGCATGAAATCTGAACCAATCAAGTGCAATGACAACAAAACCGACATGGACTGGACACAAGCGACGCCAGAGGATCACTTGACAATGGAGCAGTATGAACAAATTGTCTCGAG atTTGGGGGCCCGTACTCCAAGGTACCCATAGAATATCGCAGGAGAGCGCTAGACGAGGGTCGAACATTATCTGACTGCATTCACCTGACAGGATTGCGATTTGGTCGCGATGTCCTCCGGAACGACCAGATTCAAATCCTGGAGAGCGATGATCGCTTCGTGTACCTCACCGGGCCCCCGGGTTCCGGCAAAACTCTGCTTCTGGGTCTGAAGGCAGTGGAGTGGGCTCTCGCTGGACACAAGGTGGTCTTCCTTAGCAGCAGTGGCATGGGCTGGGGAAGCTTGGTGTCTATGATTCTCTTCGAACGAGTGAGAGAAAAGCTTCGAAACGAGATCCAAGAGAAGCGGAAGAGAAGGAAAGGTCGCGTCACGTGTTCTTCAGGCTTCAGTAGCACGGACGCCATCGACACCATAGACACCTCACAACCTCAACACAAACCGTTGGTCAGACAAACTATTTCTGATCCTCCAGACACTAAAGTCGATCCCCAGAAACAAATTCCTGGCATTCAACCTCGAGATGAAATTTCTCCAAACACAAAGCACACGGGGTCGCGAGAGGTCATTGCCGACCAAGAAGAATCAGTTAACGTGCATTTCATACAAGTCTCCCTCGATACTAACGCTAGAGAGTTGGTTCAGTCGCTGGTGGAGGAGTGTTCGGAAGAGAATGTTGGGCTTCGCTTCATTGTCGACGAAATTCCAATTAAAAAGACTCCAGAACTATTGTGTGAGAATCTGTCTAAAATCAACTCTATGCTCAAAAAGGTTTGCTTCCTGTTCCAAGAAGCGTATTCCACCGGCAGCCATAAGAAAGAATCTGACACGGGGAGGATGCCACAGAACCTTGAAAAAATTAATCAGCCAGGTGATTCAGAGAAGAGGGGGATCGATGAAATTGAAAAG AAATACCTGGCCAAGATCGAGGTACACCTGCAGGCACTAGACACCACACTGGAAGCGCTCAAACCCACGTGTGACTATCAGTCTGCGACCCTAGGGACCCCCGCCTGGCGATATGGGCATGGTGTCGCTGTGGCCTGCCAGGGGGAAATCATCCAGTATGTGCGCCGTCTGGCGGCCGAGCCCGTCGTCAAGGTGCGAGGACTGCTGGAGAGCGTGCAAGCTCTCTTGCTGGATGCGTCGGGGCTGCTGTACAACGCCCTGACCTGGATGATGCGCCACGCCCTTGTGGAAGTCTTCACCATCCTGACCAGCGACTACGCCAACTCAGACGTTAGTCTCTGGAGCTCTGGGTTCATGcctgaccaaaaccatcagggTTTCATCACGAAGAAGCTGACCCACTGTGTGCGCTGCCCACCAGAGGTCCAGTCCATCCTGCAAATGATCGAGAAGGACATGACG GTTCCTCCAAAGTACATTTACCAATGTGATGCAGTGATCGTCGACCCCCCTTTGCCCCTGCCGTGCCAGGGACCGAAGGTTAAGATCTTGGATCACAGAGAGCATTTGTCTGATGTTAAGGAGATCACGGACTGCTCCGCTTGCGGCGAGAACCTCGCGGCCTACCTTTTCCACGACTTGAAACTCG GCTGTAAGCAGTGTCCTCTCACTTTCGAGGACATCCTCATCGTCGGTACCCTGGACATCGCCAATACAGACCCCGAGATTCTGAGGACGCTTCAGCGCCAGGGGATTCCGGTAGAGTTCAAGGGCAACAATCTGACACGTCCACCTCCTTATCCTGGGAAAGCCTGTGCCATAG GAGGCTCAGCGGCTCAGGGACTGGAGTCGAAGATAATCGTGTTTATACCGGATGTTTGTCGGATTCCTGCAGCAACGAGCGACGGGGTAGTGGACGAACTGCAGTTTCGTCCTGATGTTCACGACTGGCTTCGCAGCATGGGCCGATGGAACCGCTCCCATCTGTGGTTTGTGGCTTCCAGAGCCCTGTCTCATCTGATTGTGTTTCGTGTGTGA